In Nostoc piscinale CENA21, the genomic stretch TTCTAGCAAGTGAGTTAGAAATCACTATGATTTGGGAAAAATACTGTAAATAAATCAGTCTACTTTACCCAAATTACTTAAAATGACTACAGCAGTTGAGCCACTTACCAAGCTTCTGGGTTATCGAATTAGCGAGCGACTTTATGAAGGCTCTAGAACCCTAGTTTACCGAGCAATTCGCACGGTGGATCAACTGCCAGTAGTCATCAAGATACTTAAACAAGAGTATCCATCATTTAATGAATTGCTGCAATTCCGTAATCAGTACGCCATTGCTAAAAATCTTGACTTTGCGGGTATTGTTCGTCTTTACAACTTGGAACATTACCACAACAGCTATGCACTGGTAATGGAGGATTTTGGTGGTATTTCTTTACGAGAATGGATACATAAAGAAATTAACAGCAATGGCGGCTCTCTTTGGCAGAATCACCTGAAAGCTTTTTTGGAAATTGCGATCGCTCTAGCAACAATTCTTGATGAACTTTATCGTCACCGGATCATCCACAAAGACATTAAGCCTGCCAATATTTTAATTAATCCAGATACCCAGCAGGTGAAGTTAATAGATTTTAGCCTTGCTTCCTTACTGTCTAGAGAAACCCAAGAAATTTATAGTCCTAATATTTTGGAAGGAACACTCGCCTATGTATCTCCAGAACAAACCGGACGGATGAACCGAGGTATTGATTACCGCAGTGATTTCTATTCTCTAGGGGTAACTTTCTTTGAACTACTTACCGGAAAATTACCTTTTCAATCTAACGATCCAATGGAAGTAGTTCACTGTCATATTGCTAAACAACCCTTATTAGAAGGCAGAAGGCAGGGGGCAGGAGGCAGAAGGGAAGAAATTCCGCCAGTGATTGCAAATATAGTGATGAAACTGATGGCGAAAAATGCTGAAGACCGCTATCAGAGTGCATTAGGACTGAAAAATGATTTAGAGATATGTCTCAACCAACTGCAAACAACTGGGCAGATTGCGCCATTTGAGATTGGACAACGAGATGTGTGCGATCGCTTTATCATCTCAGAAAAGCTCTATGGTCGTTATAACGAAGTAGCAACTTTACTAGCAGCTTTTGAGCGAATTTCGCAAGCAAGTAGCGAACTTATGCTAGTAGCTGGTTTCTCTGGTATCGGCAAAACTGCTGTAGTCAACGAAATTCACAAACCGATTGTGCGCCAGCGCGGTTACTTTATTAAAGGTAAATTTGACCAGTTTCAGCGCAACATTCCCCTATCTGCTTTTTTACAATCATTTCGTGATTTGATTGGGCAACTGCTGAGTGAAAATGATACGCAATTAGATCAATGGAATAACAAAATTCTCGCGGCTTTAGGAGAAAACGCCCAAGTCATTATTGAAGTAATTCCCGAACTAGAACTGATAATTGGTAAACAACCTGCTGTTCCTGAACTCTCTGGTAGTGCTGCTCAAAACCGCTTCAATATCTTATTTCAAAAATTTATTCAGGTGTTCACGACGCAAGATCATCCACTGGTGATCTTTATCGATGACTTGCAGTGGGCGGATTCTGCTTCTCTCAAGTTTATCCAACTGTTAATGAGCGAGATAGATACCCGATATATGTTGCTAATTGGGGCTTACCGAGATAACGAGGTTTCTACAACCCATCCCCTGATGCTGACGCTGCAAGAAATTGAAAAGTCACAGGCTACAGTCAATACCATTACTCTTGCGACCCTAGATCAGCCCTCAGTAAACCAATTGGTTGCTGATACATTCAGTTGTTCCCTAGAGTTGGCCTTGCCATTGACAGAGTTGATATTTAGCAAAACTCAAGGGAATCCCTTCTTCACAACTCAGTTTCTCAAAGCACTATACGAAGATCATCTAATTACATTCAATTTTCAAGGTGGTTATTGGGAATGTGACATTGCACAGGTGCGATCGCTTGCCCTTACTGATGATGTGGTAGAGTTTATGGCAGTTCAACTCCAGAAGTTACCCCAAGCGACTCAAGAAGTGTTGCAGTTAGCAGCTTGTATTGGTAACACTTTTGACTTGGAAACACTAGCGATCGTTTATCAACAATCCCCGACTCAAACCGCCAAAGATTTGTGGCTAACTCTCAAAGATGGGTTGATTCTACCGCAAAATGATGTTTATAAGTTTTACCAGGATTCGTCATTAGAAAACACCGAACAAAGGATAAAGGATAAAGGCCAAACAACAGTCGCTTATAAATTTCTACATGATCGCGTCCAGCAAGCTGCTTATTCATTAATTCCCCTAGACCAGAAGCAAGCAACTCACCTGAAGATTGGGCGACGCTTGTTAGAAAATACATCCGCAGCAGACCAGCAAGAGAAAATTTTTAATATTATTAACCATCTCAACTTGGGATCTGAATTGATTACCACTCCTAGTGAACGAGAGCCATTAGCGAATCTCAATTTGATCGCAGGTCGTCAGGCAAAGTCTGCAACAGCATACGAAGCGGCAGTGAGGTATTTTAATACAGGCATAATGTTGCTCGAACCGCAAAGCTGGCAGACTCAATATGATTTAACACTCTCTTTGTATTCAGCAGCAGCAGAAGCAGAATACCTGAATACAAACTACGAGCAAGCTAATTTGTTGATACAGACACTTCTCGAAAATGTCAAAGATACATTACAAAAAGCCAGTGTTTACGAAATTAAAATTCAATCTTTAATTTCGCAATCTCAGATGCAGTCAGCGATAGACATAGCATTAGAAGTTTTGCAGATGTTAGGTGTCAGTTTAGAGCCAGAAGCGATCGCCACCTTAGATATTGAAGCATTAATTGACCTACCAGAAATGACCGACCTAGATAAACTAGCAGCACAGCGAATATTGATGACCGTCGCTCCTGCGGTGTTCCTAGCGAATCCCCAGATGTACCCATCAATTATCTTTACAATGGTCAATCTGTGCATCAGATATGGCAATTCTAACCTTGCTGCTTATGCCTATGTCACCTATGGATTATTGCTTTGTGGTGGGGGGGATATTGAGTCTGGCTACAAATTTGGTCAAATGGCAATCAAGTTGTTAGATCGCTTTGATAGCAAGAAGCTGAAATCTAAAATCTATATGATGTTTAATAGCAGCATTCGCCATTGGAAAGAACACTTTCAAGCTACCTTGGAACCTTTGCAGGAAGGATTTCAGCTTGGGTTGGAAACTGGTGATTTAGAATTTGCTTGCTACAATGCTACGACATATTGCGATTTTGCTTTTCATGCTGAGTCAGAGCTAGAAACAGTCCTTGGTAAGCAAACTCAGTATACTGAGATTATTCAAAATTTAAAACAAGAATATCAGCAAATTCAAAGTCAAATCAGTAGACAATTTCTCTTAAATTTAAGTGGTCGCGCAATTGATAAGTTGCGTTTGGTGGGTGAGAGTTGCAATGAAACAGAAATGTTGCCAATCTGGATTAAATATCAGGTGGGATTCATCTTATTTTTTGTATATTTATACAAATTAATTCTGGCCTATTTCTTTGAAGTTTATCCTGATGCGATAGAAAATCTGCGACTAGCCCAACCATACAAAAACGGTACTAGAAATACAGTTCATTTTATAGAATACAACCTGTATTCGTCTTTATCACTCCTGGCACATTACCCAGATGTATCAGCCAGCGAACAACAACAATATCTCCAACAGGTAGCTGAAAACCAAGCCCAGATGCAGCATTGGGCAACTCATGCGCCAATGAACTTTCAACATCTGTGGTGTTTGGTCGAAGCAGAAACAAACCGGGTATTGGGTAACAAAGCCGCCGCTATCGAAATGTATGACCAAGCTATAGAAAATGCTAAACAGCAGGGCTATATTCAACCAGAAGCGATCGCTAATGAACTCGCAGCTAAATTTTATCTGAACTGGGGCAAACAGCAACTAGCACAAACCTACATGATTGAAGCTTATTACTGCTATACCCGTTGGGGTGCTAAAGCCAAAGTTACTGATTTAGAAACTCGTTATCCCCAACTTTTAGCTCCGATCCTGGAAAAAGGATCTGGCATTTTCTCTACCAATGAAACAATCGTTGTCTCTGGCCGGACAAGTTCTCACAATTCCTCTTCTTCAGGTAATACTAATGCTTTTGTGGCTTTAGATTTAGCAGTAATTCTCAAAGCCTCTCAAACTCTTTCGAGTGAAATTGAATTAGAAAAACTTGTCTCTAGTTTACTGCACGTTACTCTAGAAAATGCTGGAGCTGATAAGTGTGCATTGCTGCTATCTGAGAACGATCATTTGGTAGTGCAAGCGATCGCCAATCTAGATAATTCTGTAACATTACTCCATCCACAACCAATAGAAGAAAGCCTAGAAGTACCCTTGAGCTTAATCAACTCTGTGAAACGGAGTTTGCAACCATTGGTGATTGTTGATGCAACTGTACATTCTAGATTTACTCATGATCTATATATTCAGCAGCACCAGCCTAGAAGTATTTTGTGTAGCCCAATATTGCATCAAGGGAAATTGTTGGGCATTTTATATCTAGAAAATAATCATTCTATTGGCGCATTTACTGATGATCGCGTCGATATATTGAACCTTCTTTGTACTCAAGCCGCTATTTCTCTGGAAAATGCCCGTTTGTATCAAAAATCACTGCAAAATACTCAACAATTAGAGCGATCGCTACAAGAAGTGCAGCAGATGCAGTTGCAATTAGTCCAGAGTGAAAAGATGTCAGCCTTGGGAAATCTTGTGGCTGGCGTTGCACATGAAATCAATAATCCCGTTGGCTTTATTGCTGGCAATATTGAACCAGCTAAAGATTATGTTCAAGATTTATTTGGGTTAATCAACCTCTACCAAGAAAAGTTTCCCGATCCTGGCCCAGAAATTGAAGATGAAATTGAAGCGATCGATTTGGAATACTTGCGCGAAGATTTACCCCAGTTGCTTGACTCCATGAATTTGGGTGCTAATCGGATTCGTAGTATCAGCAACAGTTTACGAACCTTTTCCAGAACTGATCGAGATTACAAAGTCCCTTTCAACATTCACGAAGGAATTGACAGTACAATTTTAATTCTCAGACACCGTTTGAAAGCCACTGAATTGCGTCCAGCAATAGAGGTGAAAAAAAAATTATGGTGTACTACCTTTAGTAGAGTGCTTTGCTGGACAACTCAATCAAGTCTTTATGAATTTGTTAGCAAATGCCATTGATGCTCTAGAAGAATCTAATCAAGGCAAGAGTATGGAAGCGATCGCGGCTAAACCTAATTGTATTACTATCCAAACTAGTTTAGACCAATCAGGTCAGCACGTTGTGATTCAAATTGCCGACAATGGTGTAGGAATGTCTCAAGAAGTAAAGCAGAGAGTATTTGACCATTTGTTCACTACCAAAGCTGTGGGCAAAGGAACGGGATTAGGATTAGCTATTGCCCGTCAAATTGTAGTGGAAGCTCATGGCGGCACAATTGAAGTAGATGTTATTCCCCATGAGAAGACAGAGTTTGTAATTACATTGCCAATTAAGGTTTAATCGCTAGTTATTTGTAAGCGAGTGCTTAACTGTTTTTGTTTTTGGGTTAATGCCTGAATTTGTTGACTACGAACAGCATTAATTTCTTGGGCTAATTGTTTGCTATTCGGTAATTTATTGCTGTCTACTTTAACATCAATGGCGTATAATTCTCCAATTTTGAAGGTGATACCCTTGGGAGATTGATAAAGAGTTTTGTTGTTCTGATCCAGCACTTCAATATTGATTTCGGTTTTTTTTTCTCCAAATTCTTTGAGTAAATCTTCACTATATTCCAAACGGTAGAAACCATCTTTATCTGTTATTGTTCTACCCAGGCGCTCATCTAATTTGCGATCGCCTGTAGATGCTTTGACAGTGACGTTGGGTAGACTGATGCCGCTTTTCTCATCAACAATGCGTCCTGCGATAACGAAGCGTTCACTTTGTTTAATAAATATTGTTTGGCGACGTAAATCGGCAATTTTTTTCAAGAAATTGCTGCCGTTGAAGTAAACCCGATCTGATCGCTTCGGTGCGTACACGAACTTCTGCACGCTGTTGTTCACGGGCTTGCTGATAATCGCTATCAATCTGATTGGTCAAGTCTTGCAAGAATTTTACAGCACTTTGGGGTATTTCTAAGTTTGATAAATCTTGTCTAGTCTGCGTGTTCTCTGCTTGAATTATCAGTCCTTGCAAATCTTCAACAAGCTTGTTTGCAAAATCTTCTAGGTTGATTTTGAGGCGATGATTGCTCATGGCTATCCTCCGAGTTTATGCAGAAATGTTGATTTGAGGAACGTTTAACCCTTGTTGAATATTAGAATTTTGTCCTTT encodes the following:
- a CDS encoding trifunctional serine/threonine-protein kinase/ATP-binding protein/sensor histidine kinase, with protein sequence MTTAVEPLTKLLGYRISERLYEGSRTLVYRAIRTVDQLPVVIKILKQEYPSFNELLQFRNQYAIAKNLDFAGIVRLYNLEHYHNSYALVMEDFGGISLREWIHKEINSNGGSLWQNHLKAFLEIAIALATILDELYRHRIIHKDIKPANILINPDTQQVKLIDFSLASLLSRETQEIYSPNILEGTLAYVSPEQTGRMNRGIDYRSDFYSLGVTFFELLTGKLPFQSNDPMEVVHCHIAKQPLLEGRRQGAGGRREEIPPVIANIVMKLMAKNAEDRYQSALGLKNDLEICLNQLQTTGQIAPFEIGQRDVCDRFIISEKLYGRYNEVATLLAAFERISQASSELMLVAGFSGIGKTAVVNEIHKPIVRQRGYFIKGKFDQFQRNIPLSAFLQSFRDLIGQLLSENDTQLDQWNNKILAALGENAQVIIEVIPELELIIGKQPAVPELSGSAAQNRFNILFQKFIQVFTTQDHPLVIFIDDLQWADSASLKFIQLLMSEIDTRYMLLIGAYRDNEVSTTHPLMLTLQEIEKSQATVNTITLATLDQPSVNQLVADTFSCSLELALPLTELIFSKTQGNPFFTTQFLKALYEDHLITFNFQGGYWECDIAQVRSLALTDDVVEFMAVQLQKLPQATQEVLQLAACIGNTFDLETLAIVYQQSPTQTAKDLWLTLKDGLILPQNDVYKFYQDSSLENTEQRIKDKGQTTVAYKFLHDRVQQAAYSLIPLDQKQATHLKIGRRLLENTSAADQQEKIFNIINHLNLGSELITTPSEREPLANLNLIAGRQAKSATAYEAAVRYFNTGIMLLEPQSWQTQYDLTLSLYSAAAEAEYLNTNYEQANLLIQTLLENVKDTLQKASVYEIKIQSLISQSQMQSAIDIALEVLQMLGVSLEPEAIATLDIEALIDLPEMTDLDKLAAQRILMTVAPAVFLANPQMYPSIIFTMVNLCIRYGNSNLAAYAYVTYGLLLCGGGDIESGYKFGQMAIKLLDRFDSKKLKSKIYMMFNSSIRHWKEHFQATLEPLQEGFQLGLETGDLEFACYNATTYCDFAFHAESELETVLGKQTQYTEIIQNLKQEYQQIQSQISRQFLLNLSGRAIDKLRLVGESCNETEMLPIWIKYQVGFILFFVYLYKLILAYFFEVYPDAIENLRLAQPYKNGTRNTVHFIEYNLYSSLSLLAHYPDVSASEQQQYLQQVAENQAQMQHWATHAPMNFQHLWCLVEAETNRVLGNKAAAIEMYDQAIENAKQQGYIQPEAIANELAAKFYLNWGKQQLAQTYMIEAYYCYTRWGAKAKVTDLETRYPQLLAPILEKGSGIFSTNETIVVSGRTSSHNSSSSGNTNAFVALDLAVILKASQTLSSEIELEKLVSSLLHVTLENAGADKCALLLSENDHLVVQAIANLDNSVTLLHPQPIEESLEVPLSLINSVKRSLQPLVIVDATVHSRFTHDLYIQQHQPRSILCSPILHQGKLLGILYLENNHSIGAFTDDRVDILNLLCTQAAISLENARLYQKSLQNTQQLERSLQEVQQMQLQLVQSEKMSALGNLVAGVAHEINNPVGFIAGNIEPAKDYVQDLFGLINLYQEKFPDPGPEIEDEIEAIDLEYLREDLPQLLDSMNLGANRIRSISNSLRTFSRTDRDYKVPFNIHEGIDSTILILRHRLKATELRPAIEVKKKLWCTTFSRVLCWTTQSSLYEFVSKCH
- a CDS encoding sensor histidine kinase → MNLLANAIDALEESNQGKSMEAIAAKPNCITIQTSLDQSGQHVVIQIADNGVGMSQEVKQRVFDHLFTTKAVGKGTGLGLAIARQIVVEAHGGTIEVDVIPHEKTEFVITLPIKV